The following are from one region of the Shinella sp. PSBB067 genome:
- a CDS encoding ABC transporter ATP-binding protein, translating to MAPVTDTAKNTMTNDPILTVEHLSMRFGGLMAINDLSFEAQRGEITALIGPNGAGKTTVFNCVTGFYKPTMGMITMRQKEGREFLLERMADFEITRDAKVARTFQNIRLFSGLTVLENLLVAQHNKLMKASGYTILGLLGFPTYRQASAESIDIAKYWLEKAHLIERADDPAGDLPYGAQRRLEIARAMCTGPEFLCLDEPAAGLNPRESLALNELLRSIRKDSGTSILLIEHDMSVVMEISDHVVVLEYGQKISDGTPDHVKNDPKVIAAYLGVEDDEVEEVIEEIEVIAEIEGTQGGSQE from the coding sequence ATGGCCCCCGTGACAGATACGGCGAAGAACACGATGACGAACGATCCCATCCTCACAGTCGAGCATCTCTCGATGCGCTTCGGCGGCCTGATGGCCATCAACGACCTCTCCTTCGAGGCGCAGCGCGGCGAGATCACGGCCCTCATCGGCCCGAACGGCGCCGGAAAGACCACGGTCTTCAACTGCGTCACCGGCTTCTACAAGCCGACCATGGGCATGATCACCATGCGCCAGAAGGAGGGCAGGGAATTCCTCCTCGAGCGGATGGCCGATTTCGAGATCACCCGCGATGCGAAGGTGGCGCGCACCTTCCAGAACATCCGGCTCTTCTCGGGCCTGACGGTTCTCGAAAACCTGCTCGTCGCCCAGCACAACAAGCTGATGAAGGCGTCCGGCTACACGATCCTCGGCCTCCTCGGCTTTCCCACCTACAGGCAAGCCTCGGCCGAATCGATCGATATCGCAAAGTACTGGCTGGAAAAGGCGCATCTCATCGAGCGTGCGGACGATCCGGCCGGGGACCTGCCCTATGGCGCGCAGCGACGCCTGGAAATCGCCCGCGCCATGTGCACGGGGCCGGAATTCCTGTGCCTCGACGAGCCGGCGGCGGGCCTCAACCCGCGCGAGTCGCTCGCGCTCAACGAACTCCTGCGCTCCATCCGCAAGGACAGCGGCACGTCGATCCTGCTCATCGAGCACGACATGTCGGTCGTCATGGAAATCTCCGACCATGTGGTCGTCCTCGAATACGGGCAGAAGATCTCCGACGGCACGCCGGACCATGTGAAGAACGATCCGAAGGTTATCGCGGCCTATCTGGGTGTCGAAGATGATGAGGTCGAAGAGGTGATCGAGGAAATCGAGGTGATCGCGGAGATCGAAGGCACGCAGGGAGGGTCGCAGGAATGA
- a CDS encoding sarcosine oxidase subunit delta, with the protein MASLISCPHCGTRPKEEFSIRGDATPVRPAPMADDEAWHDYVHVRANPRGRIREHWQHVAGCRRWLVVERDNFTHEVFSVTDAAAGRGGVS; encoded by the coding sequence ATGGCGAGCCTGATTTCCTGTCCGCACTGCGGTACCCGCCCCAAGGAAGAATTCTCCATTCGCGGCGATGCGACGCCGGTCCGTCCCGCGCCGATGGCCGATGACGAGGCGTGGCACGACTATGTGCATGTGCGCGCCAACCCGCGCGGGCGCATCCGCGAGCACTGGCAGCACGTCGCCGGCTGCCGGCGCTGGCTGGTGGTGGAACGGGACAACTTCACCCACGAGGTCTTTTCCGTGACGGATGCCGCGGCCGGGCGGGGAGGGGTGTCATGA
- the cysQ gene encoding 3'(2'),5'-bisphosphate nucleotidase CysQ — MKQVMESAALAAGRAIMAVQAAGPDVHYKPDRSPVTEADEEAERVILAALRQHVPTVPVVAEEAVAAGLIPDISGGLFFLVDPLDGTREFVAGRSEFTVNIALVRKGVPVAGIVYAPALSSGFTAVDGRAERFTVAGGTIGERQTIGCRGRGSVLTAVASRSHDTPETARFLDAHGIGACTAIGSSLKFCLVAEGLADVYPRFSRTMEWDTAAGDAVLRAAGGETRTLDGQPLAYGKRNQAHDADFANPNFIAARTGWSSGGGN, encoded by the coding sequence CTGAAGCAGGTGATGGAAAGCGCGGCGCTCGCCGCCGGCCGCGCCATCATGGCCGTCCAAGCCGCCGGGCCGGATGTCCACTACAAGCCGGACCGTTCCCCCGTGACGGAAGCCGACGAGGAGGCAGAGCGGGTGATCCTCGCCGCCTTGCGCCAGCACGTCCCCACCGTTCCGGTCGTCGCGGAGGAGGCGGTGGCCGCCGGCCTCATACCGGATATTTCCGGCGGCCTCTTCTTCCTCGTCGATCCGCTCGACGGCACCAGGGAGTTCGTCGCCGGGCGCAGCGAGTTCACGGTCAATATCGCCCTTGTCCGGAAAGGTGTTCCGGTCGCCGGCATCGTCTACGCGCCGGCGCTTTCGAGCGGCTTTACGGCAGTGGACGGCCGGGCGGAACGCTTCACCGTCGCCGGAGGCACGATTGGCGAACGCCAGACGATCGGCTGTCGCGGCCGCGGCAGCGTATTGACGGCCGTCGCCAGCCGCTCGCACGACACGCCCGAGACGGCGCGCTTCCTAGATGCGCATGGCATCGGCGCCTGCACGGCCATCGGCTCGTCGCTGAAATTCTGCCTCGTCGCCGAGGGCCTCGCCGACGTCTATCCCCGCTTCAGCCGCACGATGGAATGGGATACAGCGGCCGGCGACGCCGTGCTGCGTGCCGCCGGCGGCGAGACGCGGACGCTCGACGGCCAGCCGCTCGCCTACGGCAAGCGCAACCAGGCGCACGACGCGGATTTCGCCAACCCGAACTTCATCGCCGCAAGAACGGGGTGGAGCTCCGGCGGGGGAAATTGA
- a CDS encoding DUF6867 family protein → MQGILYEEPSVWQFLFITIIMGGWTAWRTGKSVAENWQSYGTLVIYVLLLGAAIRFIHHALFHGTMLTLQYYVVDTAVLLLFATLGFRYYRTRQMTNNYYWLYEKASPFSWKSK, encoded by the coding sequence ATGCAGGGAATTCTCTACGAAGAACCGTCCGTCTGGCAGTTCCTCTTCATCACCATCATCATGGGCGGCTGGACCGCATGGCGCACGGGCAAGAGCGTCGCGGAGAACTGGCAGAGCTACGGGACGCTGGTCATCTACGTTCTGCTGCTCGGCGCCGCCATCCGTTTCATCCACCATGCGCTGTTCCACGGCACCATGCTCACGCTGCAATACTATGTCGTGGACACCGCCGTGCTTTTGTTGTTTGCTACGCTCGGCTTCCGCTACTACCGCACGCGGCAGATGACCAACAATTATTACTGGCTCTATGAAAAGGCCTCGCCTTTTTCCTGGAAGTCCAAATAA
- a CDS encoding ABC transporter ATP-binding protein, protein MSDTLLSVQGVETYYGNIRALAGVDVEVKKGEIVSLIGANGAGKSTLMMTICGSPQARAGTVIFDGEDITRQPTHLIARRRIAQSPEGRRIFPRMTVYENLQMGASLDNLKYFDEDVEKIFTLFPRLKERQSQRGGTLSGGEQQMLSIGRALMARPKLLLLDEPSLGLAPLIVKGIFDAIKVLNQEQGLTVFLVEQNAFAALKLSDRAYVMVNGKVTMSGSGKELLANPEVRAAYLEGGRH, encoded by the coding sequence ATGAGCGATACGCTTCTCAGCGTCCAGGGCGTGGAAACCTACTACGGCAATATCCGCGCGCTCGCCGGTGTCGATGTCGAGGTCAAGAAGGGCGAGATCGTCAGCCTCATCGGCGCGAACGGCGCCGGCAAGTCGACCCTGATGATGACGATCTGCGGCAGCCCGCAGGCCCGGGCCGGCACCGTCATCTTCGACGGCGAGGACATCACGCGCCAGCCGACGCACCTCATCGCGCGCCGGCGCATCGCGCAGTCGCCCGAGGGACGCCGCATCTTCCCGCGCATGACCGTGTACGAAAACCTGCAGATGGGCGCGAGCCTCGACAATCTGAAGTATTTCGACGAGGACGTGGAGAAGATCTTCACGCTCTTCCCGCGCCTCAAGGAGCGCCAGAGCCAGCGCGGCGGCACGCTTTCGGGCGGCGAGCAGCAGATGCTGTCCATCGGCCGCGCGCTGATGGCCCGCCCGAAGCTCCTGCTTCTCGACGAACCCTCGCTCGGCCTTGCGCCGCTGATCGTCAAGGGCATCTTCGATGCCATCAAGGTGCTGAACCAGGAGCAGGGCCTGACCGTGTTCCTCGTCGAGCAGAACGCCTTCGCCGCCCTGAAACTCTCCGACCGGGCCTATGTGATGGTCAACGGCAAGGTGACGATGAGCGGCTCGGGCAAGGAGCTTCTGGCCAACCCGGAAGTGCGCGCGGCCTATCTCGAAGGCGGGCGCCACTAA
- a CDS encoding sarcosine oxidase subunit gamma, which translates to MAYEYQAVHALDGTIGAISTRRANHLAVHRTTAVAAVLAMPGHDAEAAETLSASGEFEARFAGPGEWLVLSGVHAPETLAAELSLRLGDHAHVVDQSHGRIVLTLSGPDAARILANGVGIDLHAEAFPAGRAANVLCNHVSVNLARTGEARFDLVAARSFAEALVEDLKIMARSHDLSVDFATR; encoded by the coding sequence ATGGCTTACGAATATCAGGCGGTGCACGCGCTGGACGGCACGATCGGGGCAATCTCCACCCGGCGGGCGAACCACCTTGCCGTCCATCGCACGACCGCGGTCGCGGCCGTTCTGGCCATGCCGGGTCATGATGCCGAGGCGGCGGAAACCCTGTCTGCCAGCGGTGAGTTCGAGGCGCGCTTTGCCGGCCCCGGCGAATGGCTGGTGCTGTCCGGGGTGCATGCGCCCGAGACGCTCGCCGCCGAGCTCTCGCTCCGCCTCGGCGACCATGCCCATGTGGTCGACCAGAGCCATGGCCGAATCGTCCTGACGCTCTCCGGCCCCGATGCCGCGCGCATCCTGGCGAACGGCGTCGGCATCGATCTCCATGCCGAGGCGTTTCCGGCCGGGCGCGCGGCGAACGTTCTGTGCAACCACGTCTCCGTCAATCTCGCCCGGACCGGCGAAGCGCGTTTCGACCTCGTGGCGGCACGCAGCTTTGCCGAGGCCCTGGTGGAAGACCTGAAGATCATGGCGCGCAGCCACGACCTGTCGGTGGATTTCGCCACGCGCTGA
- a CDS encoding branched-chain amino acid ABC transporter permease: MEYFVQQLVNGLTLGSIYGLIAIGYTMVYGIIGMINFAHGDIFMLGGFAALITFLILTSVFVGLPVVLLLLVMMAAAMLTASLWNWTIEKVAYRPLRGSFRLAPLITAIGMSIALSNFIQVTQGPRNKPIPPLVSSVYNVFGIAISLKQIIIMVLTIVLLTTFWYIVNKTALGRAQRATEQDRKMAALLGIDVDRTISVTFIMGASLAAVAGTMYLMYYGVTVFTDGFIPGVKAFTAAVLGGIGSLPGAVLGGMLIGLIESLWSAYFTIDYKDVATFSILAIVLIFKPSGILGRPEVEKV, encoded by the coding sequence ATGGAATACTTCGTCCAGCAGCTCGTCAACGGGCTGACGCTTGGCTCGATTTATGGTCTGATAGCCATCGGCTATACCATGGTTTACGGCATCATCGGCATGATCAACTTCGCCCATGGCGATATCTTCATGCTCGGAGGGTTCGCAGCCCTCATCACCTTCCTCATCCTCACCAGCGTATTCGTCGGCCTTCCGGTCGTGCTTCTGCTGCTGGTGATGATGGCCGCGGCGATGCTCACGGCATCGCTGTGGAACTGGACGATCGAGAAGGTGGCCTACCGGCCGCTGCGCGGTTCCTTCCGCCTCGCGCCGCTGATCACGGCCATCGGCATGTCGATCGCGCTGTCCAACTTCATCCAGGTCACGCAGGGTCCGCGCAACAAGCCGATCCCGCCGCTGGTGTCGTCGGTCTACAACGTCTTCGGCATCGCGATCTCGCTCAAGCAGATCATCATCATGGTGCTGACGATCGTGCTGCTGACGACCTTCTGGTACATCGTCAACAAGACCGCGCTCGGCCGCGCCCAGCGCGCCACCGAGCAGGACCGCAAGATGGCGGCGCTGCTCGGCATCGACGTCGACCGGACGATCTCCGTGACCTTCATCATGGGCGCCTCGCTCGCCGCCGTCGCCGGCACCATGTACCTGATGTATTACGGCGTGACCGTCTTCACCGACGGCTTCATCCCCGGCGTCAAGGCCTTCACGGCCGCGGTGCTGGGCGGTATCGGCTCGCTGCCGGGCGCCGTTCTCGGGGGCATGCTCATCGGCCTCATCGAGAGCCTGTGGTCCGCGTACTTCACCATCGACTACAAGGACGTCGCGACGTTCTCCATCCTCGCCATCGTCCTGATCTTCAAGCCGTCCGGCATTCTCGGACGACCGGAAGTCGAGAAGGTTTGA
- a CDS encoding sarcosine oxidase subunit alpha family protein has protein sequence MTGYRLSSGGLVDRSHAVSFSFDGASLSGHAGDTLASALLANDRLLVGRSFKYHRPRGIVTAGPSEPNALVTIGSGVRRDPNTRATVAELHDGLVATSQNRWPSLARDIGAVNDLMSRFLSAGFYYKTFMWPAAFWEKVYEPLIRCAAGLGRTALPRDPDSYEKSWAHCDLLVVGSGPAGLAAALVAARAGLRVILAEQDFVLGGALLHETTPLDGEAPFVFARRAADELRGNPNVTLLPRTTVFGWYDDNVFGAIERVQKHGAAVDAAGPVERLWRIVANHAILATGAEERPLVFGGNDRPGVMMAGAVSTYANRFGVAAGKSVAIFTNGSSGYRTAADLVAQGIGIAALVDARASASDAVPEGVRLIRGGSVVDTRGRRRVRAIVTDRGGFEELIPCDAVAMSGGWSPVIHLACQRGGRPVWSDALQAFLAPEVGPGLVTAGAAAGHYRLSECFEDGARKASAIAEALGRPAAGFERPVLGEEADPSFTALWHVPGAKSKAFVDFQNDVHTGDLGLAVREGFGHVEHAKRYTTSGMATDQGKLGNINATGILAAMRGVSPGEVGTTTFRPFYTPVSFGALAGASVGAHAMPARRSPLHGWAARNGAVFIDAGLWHRASWFPRAGERTWRESVDREVRTVRENAGLCDVSTLGKIEVFGPDAAEFLNRLYCNPMLRLPVGKARYGLMLREDGMVYDDGTVSRLAEAHFLVTTTTAMAGGVLSHMEFAAQVLWPELIVRFLSVSDQWAQMSIAGPKARTILQAVVEDDISDAAVPFLAARAVHLKGNLRARLFRISFSGELAYELAVPAGYGEAVADALMQAGAPHGICAYGVEALNVLRIEKGHVTHAELDGRVTPDDAGLGRMMAGGKADFIGKRLSTRFGLTAADRAQLVGLRALEADKDLRAGAHLLKDGAKPSTLNDQGWVSSACFSPTLGGHIALAFLKSGRERYGEKVVVWDRLRGVETLAEVCDPVFVDPGNAKLMA, from the coding sequence ATGACCGGCTATCGCCTTTCCTCGGGCGGGCTCGTCGACCGCAGCCATGCCGTCAGCTTCTCCTTCGACGGCGCGAGCCTTTCCGGCCATGCCGGCGATACGCTCGCCTCGGCGCTGCTCGCCAATGACCGGCTGCTGGTCGGCCGCAGCTTCAAGTACCATCGCCCGCGCGGCATCGTGACGGCCGGTCCCTCCGAGCCGAACGCCCTTGTCACCATCGGCAGCGGCGTGCGGCGCGATCCGAACACCAGGGCGACGGTCGCCGAACTCCATGACGGCCTCGTCGCCACGAGCCAGAACCGCTGGCCGAGCCTTGCCCGCGACATCGGCGCGGTGAACGACCTGATGTCGCGGTTCCTTTCGGCCGGGTTCTACTACAAGACCTTCATGTGGCCGGCAGCCTTCTGGGAGAAGGTCTACGAACCCCTCATCCGCTGCGCCGCCGGCCTCGGCCGCACGGCGCTGCCGCGCGACCCCGATTCCTACGAGAAGAGCTGGGCGCATTGCGACCTGCTGGTGGTCGGCTCCGGCCCGGCGGGGCTTGCCGCGGCGCTGGTGGCGGCGCGGGCGGGCCTGCGCGTCATCCTTGCCGAGCAGGATTTCGTTCTCGGCGGGGCCCTGCTCCATGAGACGACGCCGCTTGACGGCGAAGCGCCCTTCGTCTTCGCACGCCGGGCGGCCGACGAGCTTCGCGGCAACCCGAACGTCACCCTCCTGCCGCGCACCACGGTCTTCGGCTGGTACGACGACAACGTCTTCGGCGCCATCGAGCGCGTGCAGAAGCACGGCGCGGCGGTGGATGCGGCGGGGCCCGTGGAGCGCCTGTGGCGCATCGTGGCGAATCACGCGATCCTCGCCACCGGCGCGGAGGAGCGCCCGCTGGTCTTCGGCGGCAACGACCGGCCGGGCGTGATGATGGCCGGGGCTGTCAGCACCTATGCCAACCGCTTCGGCGTCGCCGCCGGCAAGTCGGTCGCGATCTTCACCAACGGCTCGTCCGGCTATCGCACGGCGGCGGACCTCGTGGCGCAGGGCATCGGCATTGCGGCGCTCGTCGATGCACGGGCAAGTGCTTCGGATGCGGTGCCGGAGGGCGTGCGGCTCATTCGCGGCGGTTCCGTCGTCGACACCAGGGGCCGCCGGCGGGTCCGGGCGATCGTCACGGATCGTGGCGGCTTCGAGGAGCTGATCCCCTGCGATGCCGTTGCCATGTCGGGCGGTTGGAGCCCGGTCATCCATCTTGCCTGCCAGCGCGGCGGCCGGCCGGTCTGGTCGGATGCCTTGCAGGCGTTCCTGGCGCCGGAGGTTGGCCCGGGCCTGGTGACGGCCGGTGCGGCGGCCGGACACTATCGCCTTTCGGAATGCTTCGAGGACGGCGCGCGCAAGGCGTCGGCCATCGCCGAGGCGCTCGGCCGACCGGCCGCCGGCTTCGAGCGGCCTGTCCTCGGGGAGGAGGCCGATCCTTCCTTCACCGCGCTCTGGCATGTGCCCGGCGCGAAATCCAAGGCCTTCGTCGATTTCCAGAACGACGTCCATACCGGGGATCTCGGCCTTGCGGTGCGCGAGGGCTTCGGCCATGTCGAACATGCCAAGCGCTACACGACGAGCGGCATGGCGACGGACCAGGGCAAGCTCGGCAATATCAACGCGACAGGCATTCTCGCCGCGATGCGCGGCGTCAGCCCCGGCGAGGTCGGCACGACGACCTTCCGGCCGTTCTATACGCCCGTCTCCTTCGGCGCGCTCGCCGGCGCCTCCGTCGGCGCGCACGCGATGCCGGCCCGCCGCTCGCCCCTCCATGGCTGGGCGGCGCGCAACGGCGCGGTCTTCATCGATGCGGGGCTGTGGCATCGCGCTTCCTGGTTCCCGAGGGCGGGTGAGAGGACCTGGCGCGAAAGCGTCGACCGCGAGGTGCGGACCGTGCGCGAGAATGCCGGCCTCTGCGATGTCTCGACGCTCGGCAAGATCGAGGTTTTCGGGCCGGATGCCGCCGAGTTCCTCAACCGGCTCTATTGCAATCCCATGCTCCGGCTGCCCGTCGGCAAGGCCCGCTACGGCCTGATGCTGCGCGAGGACGGCATGGTCTATGACGACGGCACGGTGAGCCGGCTCGCCGAGGCGCATTTCCTCGTCACCACCACGACGGCCATGGCCGGCGGCGTGCTGTCGCACATGGAATTCGCCGCGCAGGTGCTCTGGCCGGAACTCATCGTGCGCTTCCTTTCCGTTTCCGACCAGTGGGCGCAGATGTCGATCGCCGGGCCGAAGGCGCGAACGATCCTGCAGGCCGTGGTCGAGGACGATATTTCCGATGCTGCGGTCCCGTTCCTTGCGGCGCGCGCGGTGCACCTCAAGGGCAATCTCAGGGCGCGGCTCTTCCGCATCTCCTTCTCCGGCGAGCTTGCCTACGAACTGGCGGTGCCGGCCGGCTACGGCGAGGCGGTGGCCGATGCCCTGATGCAGGCGGGCGCGCCGCACGGCATCTGCGCCTATGGCGTCGAGGCGCTCAACGTGCTGCGCATCGAGAAGGGCCACGTCACCCACGCCGAACTCGACGGCCGCGTCACGCCTGACGATGCCGGCCTCGGCCGCATGATGGCAGGCGGCAAGGCGGACTTCATCGGCAAGCGGCTTTCCACCCGCTTCGGCCTGACGGCGGCCGACCGCGCGCAGCTCGTGGGGCTGAGGGCGCTGGAGGCGGACAAGGACCTGCGCGCCGGTGCGCATCTGCTGAAGGACGGCGCCAAGCCCTCGACACTGAACGACCAGGGCTGGGTGAGCTCCGCCTGCTTCTCGCCGACGCTCGGCGGGCACATCGCGCTCGCCTTCCTGAAATCCGGCCGCGAGCGTTACGGCGAGAAAGTCGTCGTCTGGGACCGGCTGCGCGGCGTGGAGACCCTGGCGGAGGTCTGCGACCCGGTCTTCGTCGATCCCGGTAATGCGAAGCTGATGGCGTGA
- the livM gene encoding high-affinity branched-chain amino acid ABC transporter permease LivM: protein MSHISNTPESAGGNLTVRALREGFFAGLVSLGLFVLFVGLETTQNIRNELVLNQRWGLLAIFVIVAAVGRFLTVAYLRPWMAARKAAAAAKPAAEESFFKRNFSMIAIAALIVYPPLMVTLFGVQGSLKWVDNFGIQILIYVMLAWGLNIVVGLAGLLDLGYVAFYAVGAYSYALLSQQFGFSFWVLLPLAGILAAFWGMILGFPVLRLKGDYLAIVTLAFGEIIRLVLINWTEVTRGTFGVSGIPKASVFGIWSFDVSAPNNFAKAFDLPMSSAYYKIFLFYLILALALLTAYVTIRLRRMPIGRAWEALREDEIACRSLGINTVTTKLTAFSIGAMFGGFAGSFFAVRQGFVSPESFVFLESAIILAIVVLGGMGSLVGIAVAAVVMVGGTELLREMQFLKQVFGPDFTPELYRMLIFGIAMVTVMVWKPRGFVGSREPTAFLKERKAVSGSFTKEGHG, encoded by the coding sequence ATGTCCCACATTTCGAATACCCCTGAGAGCGCCGGCGGGAACCTGACGGTGCGGGCTCTGCGCGAGGGCTTTTTCGCCGGCCTCGTCTCGCTCGGTCTCTTCGTCCTCTTCGTCGGTCTGGAGACCACGCAGAACATCCGCAACGAGCTGGTGCTCAACCAGCGCTGGGGACTGCTGGCGATCTTCGTGATCGTCGCCGCCGTCGGCCGCTTCCTCACCGTCGCCTACCTGCGTCCCTGGATGGCCGCCCGCAAGGCCGCCGCCGCGGCGAAGCCGGCCGCCGAGGAAAGCTTCTTCAAGCGCAATTTCAGCATGATCGCCATCGCGGCGCTGATCGTCTATCCGCCGCTCATGGTGACGCTCTTCGGCGTGCAGGGCTCGCTGAAATGGGTCGACAACTTCGGCATCCAGATCCTCATCTACGTGATGCTGGCCTGGGGGCTCAACATCGTGGTCGGCCTTGCCGGCCTGCTCGACCTCGGCTATGTCGCCTTCTACGCGGTCGGCGCCTATTCCTATGCGTTGCTCTCGCAGCAGTTCGGCTTCTCCTTCTGGGTCCTGCTGCCCCTCGCCGGCATCCTTGCCGCCTTCTGGGGCATGATCCTCGGCTTCCCGGTGCTGCGCCTCAAGGGCGATTACCTCGCCATCGTGACGCTCGCCTTCGGCGAGATCATCCGCCTCGTCCTCATCAACTGGACCGAAGTGACCCGCGGCACCTTCGGCGTCTCGGGCATTCCGAAGGCTTCGGTCTTCGGCATCTGGTCCTTCGACGTCAGCGCGCCGAACAACTTCGCCAAGGCTTTCGACCTGCCGATGTCGTCGGCCTACTACAAGATCTTCCTGTTCTATCTCATCTTGGCGCTGGCACTTCTGACCGCCTATGTGACGATCCGCCTGCGCCGCATGCCGATCGGCAGGGCCTGGGAAGCGCTGCGCGAGGACGAGATTGCCTGCCGCTCGCTCGGCATCAACACGGTGACGACCAAGCTGACGGCCTTTTCCATCGGCGCCATGTTCGGCGGCTTCGCCGGCTCCTTCTTCGCGGTGCGCCAGGGCTTCGTCTCGCCGGAGAGCTTCGTCTTCCTCGAATCGGCGATCATCCTCGCCATCGTGGTCCTCGGCGGCATGGGCTCGCTCGTCGGCATCGCGGTCGCCGCGGTGGTGATGGTCGGCGGCACGGAGCTCCTGCGCGAGATGCAGTTCCTCAAGCAGGTCTTCGGGCCCGACTTCACGCCGGAACTCTACCGCATGCTGATCTTCGGCATCGCGATGGTCACGGTCATGGTCTGGAAGCCGCGCGGCTTCGTGGGAAGCCGTGAGCCGACCGCGTTCCTCAAGGAGCGCAAGGCGGTCTCCGGCAGCTTCACCAAGGAAGGGCACGGCTGA
- a CDS encoding sarcosine oxidase subunit beta family protein produces the protein MRYSALSILKQAFAGNLGWKPAWREPQPKPHYDVIIVGGGGHGLATAYYLAKEFGVRNVAVLEKGYLGSGNVGRNTTIVRSNYMLPGNEPFYEFSLKLWEGLERELNYNVMFSQRGIINLYHNDGQRDQYIRRGNAMMMEGVAAELLDRETLRKMMPFLNFDHARFPIMGGLLQRRAGTARHDAVAWGFARGADRLGVDLIQNCEVTGIRRENGAVTGVETTKGFIGCNKLALAAAGNTSRVGEMAGLKLPLESHVLQAFVTEGLKPCLDHVVTYGAGHFYISQSDKGGLVFGAEIDGYSSYAQRGNLATVEHVMEEGVAMIPGLSRVRVLRAWGGVMDMSMDGSPIIDRTPVDNLYLNCGWCYGGFKATPASGFCFAHLIARDESHHVARALRLDRFERGFPIDEAGAGTQPNLH, from the coding sequence ATGCGCTACTCCGCCCTTTCCATCCTGAAACAAGCCTTTGCCGGAAACCTCGGCTGGAAACCCGCCTGGCGGGAGCCGCAGCCGAAACCGCATTACGACGTGATCATCGTCGGCGGCGGCGGGCATGGCCTCGCCACGGCCTATTACCTCGCCAAGGAATTCGGCGTGCGCAACGTCGCGGTGCTGGAAAAGGGCTATCTCGGCTCCGGCAATGTCGGCCGCAACACGACCATCGTGCGCTCCAACTACATGCTGCCCGGCAACGAGCCGTTCTACGAATTCTCCCTGAAGCTCTGGGAAGGGCTGGAGCGCGAGCTGAACTACAATGTGATGTTCTCGCAGCGCGGCATCATCAACCTCTATCACAATGACGGCCAGCGCGATCAGTACATCCGGCGCGGCAATGCCATGATGATGGAGGGCGTGGCGGCCGAACTGCTCGACCGCGAGACGCTGAGGAAGATGATGCCCTTCCTGAATTTCGACCATGCCCGCTTCCCGATCATGGGCGGCCTCCTGCAGCGGCGTGCGGGAACGGCGCGGCACGATGCGGTCGCCTGGGGTTTTGCGCGCGGGGCGGACAGGCTCGGCGTCGATCTCATCCAGAACTGCGAGGTGACGGGCATCCGCCGCGAGAACGGCGCTGTCACCGGCGTGGAGACGACGAAGGGGTTCATCGGCTGCAACAAGCTGGCGCTGGCCGCCGCCGGCAACACCTCGCGCGTCGGCGAGATGGCCGGGCTGAAGCTGCCGCTCGAAAGCCATGTGCTGCAGGCCTTCGTGACGGAAGGGCTGAAGCCCTGCCTCGACCATGTCGTCACCTATGGCGCGGGCCATTTCTACATTTCCCAGTCCGACAAGGGCGGGCTGGTCTTCGGCGCGGAGATCGACGGCTATTCCTCCTATGCCCAGCGCGGCAATCTTGCGACGGTGGAGCATGTGATGGAGGAGGGGGTGGCGATGATCCCGGGCCTTTCCCGCGTGCGGGTGCTGCGCGCCTGGGGCGGCGTCATGGACATGTCGATGGACGGCTCGCCGATCATCGACCGCACGCCCGTCGACAACCTCTATCTCAACTGCGGCTGGTGCTACGGCGGCTTCAAGGCGACGCCCGCCTCCGGCTTCTGCTTCGCGCATCTCATCGCCCGGGACGAGAGCCATCATGTGGCGCGCGCGCTGCGGCTCGACCGGTTCGAGCGCGGTTTCCCGATCGACGAGGCGGGTGCCGGCACCCAGCCCAACCTGCATTGA